From the Deinococcus gobiensis I-0 genome, the window GGTCCCATCGCGCTCAGCAGGCCCCGGCCCCGGGGCTGGCCGCGCAGGATCTCCTCCAGCACGAACAGCACCGTCGCGCTGCTCATGTTGCCGCAGCGGCGCAGCACCTCGCGGCTGGCGTCGAGGGTGCCGCCGGGCAGCTCCAGCGCCTCCTCGTAGGCGTCCAGCACCTTCACGCCCCCGGGATGCACGACGTAGATGCCCAGGTCGGCGCGCGTCCAGCCGTTCGTCTCCAGGGCGTCGCGCACGTTGTCCTGCATCATGGCGCGCACCAGCGCCGGGATGTCGCGCGAGAAGCGCACCTTGAGGCCGTCCTCGACCACGTCCCAGCCCATGATGTCCTCGCTGTCCTCGATGAGGGTCGAATACGCGCCGTGCAGGGTCAGCAGCGGGGGCGGTCCCGGCACGTCGGGGGCGGTGACGACCAGCGCCGCGCCGCCGTCCGAGAACAGCGCCGTGCCCACGAAGTTGCTCTTGGACTCGTCGCCCGCGATCAGGGTCAGGCTGCACAGCTCGACCGCCACGTACAGCACCCGCCGGTAGCCCGCGCGCACGAGGTCGGCGGCGCGCGCCAGCCCCGACGCGCCGCCCGCGCAGCCCAGCCCCCACAGCGGCAGCCGCGCGGCGTGCCGGCGCAGCCCCAGCGCCTCGATCAGGTAGGCGTCGAGGCTGGGCGTGCTGATGCCGCTCGTGTTCACCACGACCACGGCGTCCACGTCGCCCGGCGCTATCTCGGCCTGGGCCAGCGCCCCCTCGGCCAGCCGCAGGCACAGGGCGCGCGCCTCCTCGACGAATACGGCGTTCTTCTCCGGAAAGGTGTGGGGCGCGCGGTACCACGCCAGCGGCCGGGACAGGGGCCGGGTTTCGATCTGCGCGTTGGCGAACACGTCGAGCAGCCCCCGGCGTGCGCCCAGGCGGGGAAACAGCTCGGCGGCGGCGGCCCTCACCTCGGTCTGCGCGGCGCTGTAGGGGGGAGTTCCGGTCACGAGCGACCGCACGGTGGGAGCCATGGAGGACATCGCGCCCATTCTGGTCCGCCGCCGCCGCGTCAAGGTCTGTCGGCCTACGGTTGGGCGGGGCCCGCCCCTCTTTCCCAAGCCTCTCTAAAGCGCCGCCTCACACCTCGCGCAGGTACCCCGCCTTCAGGAACTCCTGGAGCAGCGGTTCGAGGTCGTGCAGCGCGGCGTCCGAGCGCATGGCGTACTCGGCGGGCGTCAGGCCCTGGGCGGCGGCCCGCATGAGTTCGATGCCCGGCGCGCCGTACTGGGTCCGGAAATTCAGGAAGATGTCCGTGATGGGGTTCACGGCGTCGCGCCCCCGCAGCGTCAGCCCGTAGGTGTGGTGCGCCCAGCCCGCCAGACTGCGCGGCAGGATGAGGGTCTGGGGCCGCAGCGGAGCCGGGAACGCGCCCTCGTAGGGCAGGGTGGCCGGCAGGGTCGCCACGACCTCACCGCGCGAATACAGCAGCGCGCCGCCGGGCTGCGCATGCAGGCCCGTGAAATCCGGCGTGAGGTTGAATTTCCAGGCCCGGCTGCCCACCCCGCTCAGGATGTGCGCGTAGGTGGCGGGCAGCGGGTGGGCCGAGAGCGCCGCGCCTTCCTGGTACAGCCCCAGCAGCTCGCCCAGCGCCTGCTCGCCCGAGGCGTTGACGGCCGCCGCCGCGACGGTGCGGCCCTCGTAGACGAGCACGTAGGCGGCCTGGTCGCCCAGCGACACCGCGAGGTAGCCGTGCCAGCCCAGGCCGTGCAGGTATTTCAGGAAGGCGTGCAGGTCGCAAAACGCGCTGTGCAGCCCCTGGTAGGTCGGCTCGCTGTGCGGCAGGAACCGCGCCAGAAAGGGCGAGACGCCGGGGTACATGGGCCGCAGTTCGGGAATGGCCGCGAAATCGCCCTCGCTGCCGCCCGCCGTCTGGATCGCGGGGTCCGGGGTGGGGGACGGCGCTTCGGGGGAAGGCGCGAGCCGCACCTCGCCGGGCGACGTGACCGACGCGACGATGGTGGACTCGGCCCCCGCGTGGCCGGCCACCGCCCCGTCCGGGACCGGCGCGCTTTCCTGCTCCTCCGCTGCTCCGCGTTTCAGCGCGCCGCGCAGGGGCTTTTGCGACCGGCGCTTGCCGTCCGGCGAACCGGTCACGCCTTCTCCCCGGCGGGCGCGAGGCCCTGGCGGTACTGCCGGGCGCGCTCCCGGTAATTCGCGGCGTTGTCGCCGGGCGTGGCCGGGCGCAGCACCCTCGCGGGCACACCCAGGGCCAGCATCCCGGCAGGCACCTCGGCTCCGGCGCTCAGGACGGCTCCGGCCCCCAGCACCGCGCCCTCGCCCAGCACCGACCCGTTGAGCATGACGGCCCCCATGCCCACCAGGCTTCCGGCGGCGCAGCGCGCCCCGTGGACGACGGCGCGGTGGCCGACCGTCACGTCCGCCTCCAGCACGCAGGGAAAGCCGGGATCGGCGTGCAGGACCGCGCCGTCCTGGACATTGCTGCCCGCACCGACCGTGATGGTCTCGGTGTCGCCGCGCAGCACCGCGCCGAACCACACGCTGCTGGCACGCTCCAGCCGCACGCGGCCGATGAGGTCGGCACTGGGCGCGACGAAACTTTCAGGATGAACGTCGGGGACATGCCCCTCCAGGGAATACAGCGGCATGGCGGGCCTCCAGAGCAGCGCGGTGGCCCGGGCACCCGTGCCGCGCCGGCTGCTGACAGGGTCCAACGTAGCATGTCCCCCCGCCGCCCGCCCCCGGGGCGGCGCAGGTATGCGCGCCGCCCGCCGGGACCGGCCGCTACCATGAAGGCCATGAGCCTCCCGACCGACCCGGCCCCCGTGTCCCTGGGCAAGGACCCGCCGGACGCCGCGCCGGACGCGAACACCGCGAATGGGCCGGTCGCCGCGCAGGTGCAGGTCTTCCCGGCCCACTTCAGCGGACAGGCGGGCGAATACTTCCGGCTGTGGCTGGTCAACCTGGCCCTGAGCGTGGTGACGCTGGGCCTGTACCTGCCCTGGGCACGGGTGCGCAACCGGCAGTACCTGTACGGCCATACCTGGGTCGACGGCCACAACTTCGAGTATGCGGCCAACCCCTGGGCGCTGCTGCGCGGCTACCTGCTCGTCGGGGTCTTCTTCGGGGCCTACAGCGCCGCCACGCAGCTTCAGTTCAGCGGCTGGGAGTGGGTCGCGGGACCGGTCGCGCTGATCTTCGTGCTCGCCTATCCGTGGCTGGTGCGCCAGTCGCTGCGCTTTCTGGCCCGCAGCACCGTCCACCGGGGCCTGAGTTTCGGCTTCGGGGGCAGCCTGGGCGGGGCCTACATGGCCTACGGCGTGGCGAACGTGGCCGCCGGGGTCTCCTTCGGGCTGGCGCTGCCGCTGGCGTGGTACGCGCAGCGCGACTATCAGGTGCGCGGCCTGCGCTACGGCGCGGCGACGGGGCGTTTCCGGGGCGGGCCGGGGGGGCTGTACCTCATCGGACTGACGGCGCTGGGCCTCACGGTGGGCGGCGGCCTGATCGTCGGGGTCCTGAGTACCTTGGGGGCCGTCCTGCTCCGCTCCGGCCAGACGGCGCCCTTCGGCGACGAGTTCGGGGACATTCTCGAACAGCCGGGCGTCCTCGCGGGGATCGTCGCCACCTACCTCGGGTTTCTGGTCCTGTACATGGTGGGGTGGCAGTACGTCCGGGCGGCCACGCTGCGCTACGTCCTGAACCACTTCGAACTCGGCGGGGTGGTGCGGGCCCGCGCGACTTTCAGCACCGCGCGCCTCGTGTGGATCGGCGTGAGCAACGCCGCCGCGCAGCTCGTGTCGCTGGGGCTGCTCACGCCCTGGGCGACGGTGCGCCGGGCCCGCTACGTCGCCGCGCACACGCAGGTGCTCTCGCTGGTGGACCTGGGCACCTTCGTCGCCGGACCGGCCGCGCCGGCCGGCGCGCTGGGCGAGGCCGCCACCGAACTGCTCGACATCAACCTGGGATTCTGAGATGCCCGTCCCCCCACCTGCCCCGGCCGCACCCCTGACCCTGAGCGGCACGTATTTCGATGGCCGCAGCAGCCAGCCCTGGCCCGCCACCCTGGAGACCGGACCCGGAGGACGGGCGACCCTGACCCTGGCCGGCCCCGGCCCATCCCCGGAGCCCGCAGCCCCCCTGCACTGGCCGGCGGCGGCGCTGCGGGCCGAACCGGCGCTGCCGGGCCTGCGGCGGGTGATCCGGCTGCCCGGGGGCGGGCGATTCGAGACCGGCGACGAGGCCGGGGTCCGCGCCCTGGAGGCCCGGACCCGCCAGAACCGCGTGCTGGGCGGGGTGCGCCGGCTGGAGGGCAGCTGGGCACTGACCCTGGGGGCCACCGCCGCGCTCGGGCTGTTCGTGTGGGGGTTCCTGACCTTCGGGCTGCCCGCCCTGGCCCGCAGCACCGCCGCCGTGACCCCTGTAGCCGTGCTGGAGACCTTCGACCGCGAGAGCGTCCGCCTGCTGGACACCGACGATTTCCTGGCTCCCAGCCGCCTGAGCGCCGCCCGGCAGGCCCAGTTGAGGCGGGAATTCGCGCGGGTGAGCGCCTGGGCCGGGGGCGGCTACCGCTACCGCCTGCTGCTGCGCGACGGCGAACCGGCACATGCGCCCTTCGCGCTGGGGGCCAACGCCTTCGCGCTGCCGGGCGGCACCGTCGTCATGACCGACCAGCTCGTGGCGCTCGCGCGCAGCGACCGCGAACTCATGGGCGTGCTGGCGCACGAAACCGGGCACGTGACCCGGCGCCACGGGCTGGCGAGCGTGTACCAGGGGCTGGGGCTGGCGCTGCTGGGCACCGCCGTGACCGGCGACCTCGTGGGAGCGGCCACCTTCGCCGCCGCCGTGCCCTCGACCCTGCTGCAAAACGGCTACTCGCGGCGCGCCGAGACCGAGGCCGACGAGCGCGCCGGGGCCTACCTCCTGCGCGCCTACGGCACCACCCGCCCGCTGCGCGACATCCTGGCCCGGCTGGAGGCCCAGGACCGGGCCGGCGAGGGCGGCCCGGAACCGCAGGACTCCGCCTCGCCCGGCGACCTGCTACGCACCCACCCCGGCACCGCGCAGCGCCTCGCCCACCTGCGCGAGATCGAGAACGCCGCGCGCTGACCCCCGTCCACACCGGGGGACACTCGCACTTGCCGTGCCCGCGCCCAGACGCGACCCTGGGCACACAGATCCGGCCGGGTCCGGGCTTTCGGGCCACTGCGCACGGGCGTCACCGTGACGCGCGTCCTCACGGGCCAGGGGCACGGCAGGTCACAATGGGAGACGAGATGACAAGAGACCTCACGACGAGGGTGCTGGGCGGCCTGACGCTGCTGCTGCTGCTGATCGCGGCCGGCCTGGGCCTGAGCGCGCCCCTCGACCAGAACCAGGGTTCGCTGGTGCGGC encodes:
- a CDS encoding gamma carbonic anhydrase family protein, whose amino-acid sequence is MPLYSLEGHVPDVHPESFVAPSADLIGRVRLERASSVWFGAVLRGDTETITVGAGSNVQDGAVLHADPGFPCVLEADVTVGHRAVVHGARCAAGSLVGMGAVMLNGSVLGEGAVLGAGAVLSAGAEVPAGMLALGVPARVLRPATPGDNAANYRERARQYRQGLAPAGEKA
- a CDS encoding type III polyketide synthase, encoding MAPTVRSLVTGTPPYSAAQTEVRAAAAELFPRLGARRGLLDVFANAQIETRPLSRPLAWYRAPHTFPEKNAVFVEEARALCLRLAEGALAQAEIAPGDVDAVVVVNTSGISTPSLDAYLIEALGLRRHAARLPLWGLGCAGGASGLARAADLVRAGYRRVLYVAVELCSLTLIAGDESKSNFVGTALFSDGGAALVVTAPDVPGPPPLLTLHGAYSTLIEDSEDIMGWDVVEDGLKVRFSRDIPALVRAMMQDNVRDALETNGWTRADLGIYVVHPGGVKVLDAYEEALELPGGTLDASREVLRRCGNMSSATVLFVLEEILRGQPRGRGLLSAMGPGFSAEHVLVEFPAASAGA
- a CDS encoding YjgN family protein, which produces MSLPTDPAPVSLGKDPPDAAPDANTANGPVAAQVQVFPAHFSGQAGEYFRLWLVNLALSVVTLGLYLPWARVRNRQYLYGHTWVDGHNFEYAANPWALLRGYLLVGVFFGAYSAATQLQFSGWEWVAGPVALIFVLAYPWLVRQSLRFLARSTVHRGLSFGFGGSLGGAYMAYGVANVAAGVSFGLALPLAWYAQRDYQVRGLRYGAATGRFRGGPGGLYLIGLTALGLTVGGGLIVGVLSTLGAVLLRSGQTAPFGDEFGDILEQPGVLAGIVATYLGFLVLYMVGWQYVRAATLRYVLNHFELGGVVRARATFSTARLVWIGVSNAAAQLVSLGLLTPWATVRRARYVAAHTQVLSLVDLGTFVAGPAAPAGALGEAATELLDINLGF
- a CDS encoding M48 family metallopeptidase, encoding MPVPPPAPAAPLTLSGTYFDGRSSQPWPATLETGPGGRATLTLAGPGPSPEPAAPLHWPAAALRAEPALPGLRRVIRLPGGGRFETGDEAGVRALEARTRQNRVLGGVRRLEGSWALTLGATAALGLFVWGFLTFGLPALARSTAAVTPVAVLETFDRESVRLLDTDDFLAPSRLSAARQAQLRREFARVSAWAGGGYRYRLLLRDGEPAHAPFALGANAFALPGGTVVMTDQLVALARSDRELMGVLAHETGHVTRRHGLASVYQGLGLALLGTAVTGDLVGAATFAAAVPSTLLQNGYSRRAETEADERAGAYLLRAYGTTRPLRDILARLEAQDRAGEGGPEPQDSASPGDLLRTHPGTAQRLAHLREIENAAR